From a region of the Lactuca sativa cultivar Salinas chromosome 4, Lsat_Salinas_v11, whole genome shotgun sequence genome:
- the LOC111894881 gene encoding pentatricopeptide repeat-containing protein At5g61370, mitochondrial yields MKSLLKSKWQNVDILNPKHFLLYHYSTFPPTPPSNDLQKLCDVVSHGVGSLDELEATLNSVNVSFCSSLITQVLDSSKKEAPTRRLLRFFLWSEKHSDVKLEDKDYNHAIRVFSEKKDFLALDMLISNLGKQNMAMETSTFSTVSETLVKLGRVDEALGIFKNLHKLKCPQDSTTVNAIVSALCSKGHVKRAEGVIYHHKDKISNVKLVIYKNLLHGLSIQENVKESRRIIKDMKGAGITPDLFCYNTFLKCLCKKNLKSNPSGLVPEALNVMIEMRSYKIAPTTVSYNILLSCLGRTRRVKESLQILNTMKKTVCSCSCSCAPDWVTYYLVARVLYLSGRFGKGKQMVDEMIEEGLIPERKFYYDLIGVLCGVERVNYALELFDLMKKSSLGGYEKVYDLLIPKLCKNGEFEKGKELWDEAMSMNLKLECSSDVLNPLITKVFKPMRKVEEEVKIVESDKVKIGGKKVKGNSYVKKGKKLFISNKNGRKLTVHKKGKKKRASMKINKTEATKIKSNN; encoded by the coding sequence ATGAAGTCTTTACTGAAATCCAAATGGCAGAATGTCGATATCTTGAATCCGAAGCATTTTTTGTTATATCACTACTCTACTTTTCCCCCAACACCACCATCAAATGATCTTCAAAAGCTGTGCGATGTGGTTTCTCATGGGGTAGGCAGTCTAGACGAGTTAGAAGCAACTCTTAACTCAGTCAACGTTTCCTTCTGCTCATCACTCATTACCCAAGTGCTTGATTCAAGTAAAAAAGAAGCACCCACAAGACGACTCCTTAGATTCTTTTTATGGTCAGAAAAACATTCCGATGTTAAACTGGAAGACAaagattataaccatgctatcAGAGTCTTCTCTGAGAAGAAAGATTTCCTAGCATTAGACATGTTAATCTCAAATCTTGGAAAACAAAATATGGCTATGGAAACCTCAACATTTAGCACTGTATCCGAGACATTGGTGAAACTAGGAAGAGTGGATGAAGCATTGGGAATATTCAAGAACTTACACAAGTTAAAATGCCCACAAGATAGCACCACAGTTAATGCCATAGTTTCTGCTTTGTGCTCAAAAGGGCATGTCAAAAGGGCAGAAGGAGTCATTTATCACCATAAAGATAAAATCTCAAATGTAAAACTTGTTATTTACAAAAACCTACTTCACGGGTTATCTATTCAAGAAAATGTGAAAGAATCAAGAAGAATCATCAAAGACATGAAAGGTGCAGGAATCACTCCAGACCTTTTCTGCTACAACACATTTCTCAAATGTCTTTGCAAGAAAAATTTGAAGTCGAATCCTTCAGGGCTTGTTCCGGAAGCATTGAATGTGATGATTGAAATGCGAAGTTACAAAATTGCCCCCACCACTGTAAGTTACAATATCTTGTTGTCTTGTTTGGGTAGGACTAGAAGAGTTAAAGAATCTTTACAAATTCTCAACACAATGAAAAAAACagtgtgttcatgttcatgttcatgtgcTCCTGATTGGGTAACGTATTATCTTGTGGCAAGAGTGTTGTATTTGTCAGGTAGATTTGGGAAAGGGAAACAAATGGTTGATGAGATGATTGAAGAAGGTTTGATTCCTGAAAGAAAGTTTTATTATGATTTGATTGGTGTTCTTTGTGGGGTTGAGAGGGTGAATTATGCACTTGAGTTGTTTGATTTAATGAAGAAAAGCTCGTTAGGTGGGTATGAAAAGGTTTATGATTTGTTGATACCAAAGCTTTGTAAAAATGGTGAATTTGAAAAGGGGAAAGAGCTTTGGGATGAGGCAATGAGTATGAATTTGAAACTTGAGTGTTCGAGTGATGTTTTGAACCCTTTGATCACAAAAGTGTTTAAGCCAATGAGGAAGGTGGAAGAGGAAGTTAAGATTGTAGAATCTGATAAAGTGAAAATTGGAGGAAAAAAAGTGAAGGGGAATTCATATGTGAAGAAGGGTAAGAAGTTGTTTATTAGTAATAAAAATGGTAGGAAATTAACAGTGCATAAGAAGGGTAAAAAGAAACGAGCTTCCATGAAAATCAATAAAACTGAAGCTACTAAGATAAAGTCCAACAACTGA